The Kazachstania africana CBS 2517 chromosome 8, complete genome genome contains a region encoding:
- the SEC63 gene encoding protein-transporting protein SEC63 (similar to Saccharomyces cerevisiae SEC63 (YOR254C); ancestral locus Anc_8.698) codes for MALTYDYDEQSETWPFFVLTILLMIIVPVTISHIYHLFAKSDGEAEDGNDVGSFESLSDKYTSQEIKQFRKKFDRGNNKGNILSRRNILLMIGWAFVAFLIHRINTNDAIQDSVSSLFDPYDILGISSSASEREIKSAYRKLSVKFHPDKLAKELTEQERTTMEEAYVQITKAYEALTDELTRQNFLKYGHPDGPQSTSHGIALPSFLIDSTSSPILVAIYIGSFVLLLPYVVSKWWSKTRSYTKKGIHVKSASYFVDRLVNYKPSEIVTVDLMLKWLSYAEEFKQFFPDMKPEDFEKLLHDYINRRDSGSKKLNMAKYRIVAKCHSLIHGLVDIACGFRNLEVATVALDTFKCIVQAVPKSPYSQIEQLPNVDMEVFKNGMTDKIQTVGKLFKYDDEKIGKILGIKDNDQLKETLQVAANIPQLHVLRADFVVPGETVVTPLSTPHISIKVLLRSAKHKLIPTEKFPAEMLEEPEDFEHMRDPFASMAKQPLVPYSFAPYFPTKRRNTWCCLVALQKDNKIAQTAMNIERLSFKNLSKHFDKRTVKDLESGNFNPSDWEIGTIKIPLGQQAPKETGNVFFRIVIKSTDYFGSDLDITMKMHVQDPPKVEEAEDLDIYDASDESELEDSDEEDESDSDYTDIDTDTEVEEDATDN; via the coding sequence ATGGCTTTAACTTACGATTACGATGAGCAAAGTGAAACATGGCCATTCTTTGTGCTCacaatattattaatgattATAGTGCCTGTAACCATATCACACATCTACCATTTATTTGCTAAGTCTGACGGTGAAGCAGAAGATGGGAATGATGTTGGGtcttttgaatctttaAGTGACAAGTATACAAGTCAAGAGATTAAGCAATTTAGAAAGAAGTTTGATCGTGGTAATAACAAAGGCAACATTTTGAGCAGGAGAAATATTTTACTTATGATCGGTTGGGCCTTCGTAGCATTTCTGATCCATAGAATAAATACAAACGATGCTATACAAGATTCTGTTTCCAGTTTATTTGATCCATATGATATCTTAGGTATCTCGTCCAGTGCTTcagaaagagaaataaaatCTGCTTATAGAAAATTATCAGTGAAGTTCCATCCAGATAAATTAGCCAAGGAATTGACCGAACAAGAAAGAACGACTATGGAAGAAGCATATGTCCAAATTACAAAGGCCTACGAAGCTCTTACCGACGAATTGACAAGACAAaacttcttgaaatatggTCATCCTGATGGACCACAATCTACCTCTCATGGTATTGCTCTACCAAGCTTCTTAATCGATAGCACTTCTTCTCCAATATTAGTCGCCATTTACATCGGTTCTTTTGTCTTATTATTACCATATGTCGTATCAAAATGGTGGTCAAAGACTCGTTCTTATACTAAGAAGGGAATTCATGTCAAATCTGCTTCTTACTTTGTGGACAGATTAGTCAATTATAAACCATCAGAGATCGTTACCGTTGATTTGATGTTAAAATGGTTATCTTACGCTGAAGAattcaaacaatttttcCCAGATATGAAACCAGAAGATTTTGAGAAGCTTTTACACGATTATATCAATCGCAGAGACAGTGGAAGtaagaaattgaatatgGCCAAATATAGGATTGTTGCTAAATGTCATTCATTAATTCACGGTTTAGTCGATATTGCATGTGGTTTCAGAAATTTGGAAGTCGCAACAGTTGCTTTAGATACTTTTAAATGTATTGTTCAAGCTGTACCAAAGAGCCCATACTCtcaaattgaacaattaCCTAACGTTGATATGGAAGTCTTTAAGAACGGAATGACTGACAAGATTCAAACAGTTGGTAAATTATTCAAgtatgatgatgaaaaaattggtaaGATTCTTGGTattaaagataatgatCAACTCAAAGAAACTCTTCAAGTTGCTGCAAACATCCCACAATTGCATGTCTTAAGAGCTGATTTCGTTGTTCCAGGTGAAACCGTCGTTACTCCCCTATCTACTCCTCATATTTCGATAAAAGTCCTCTTACGTTCTGCTAAACACAAATTAATTCCAACCGAAAAATTCCCAGCGGAAATGTTAGAAGAACcagaagattttgaacaTATGAGAGATCCTTTTGCATCCATGGCAAAGCAACCACTGGTCCCATACTCATTTGCACCATATTTCCCTACCAAGAGACGCAATACTTGGTGCTGTTTAGTAGCTTTAcaaaaagataataaaattgcGCAAACTGCAATGAACATAGAAAGACTGTCATTTAAGAATTTGAGTAAACATTTCGATAAGAGAACTGTCAAAGATTTAGAAAGTGGTAATTTCAATCCAAGTGATTGGGAAATAGGTACCATCAAAATTCCATTAGGTCAACAAGCTCCAAAGGAAACTGGTAATGTATTTTTCAGAATAGTCATCAAATCTACTGATTACTTCGGCTCAGATTTAGATATTACTATGAAAATGCATGTGCAAGATCCTCCAAAGGTAGAAGAAGCCGAAGATTTGGATATATACGATGCCTCTGACGAATCTGAACTTGAAGATTCtgacgaagaagatgaaagcGACAGTGATTATACTGATATAGACACCGATACTGAGgttgaagaagatgctACGGACAATTAG